TCAGCCTCATCCTGGAGCACCCCTCCTTTCGGGGGCGGCGCCCCTCCACTTGTTTACTTCCTTTCGGCAAGATTCTTAGGTGAGGCAACGAATCCATTTCGGAAAGAAATTAGCTGAGGCAAGTCGCCTACTTGACTTTTCCTTGGCGGGAGCAAAAATCGTCTCTGAAAGATAAAGTAAGCGCTCTTGACGGGATTGAAGGAGAAAACCTTGGCAGGCCTTTTATTCCCGGGGCCGTGCATGCCCCAAGGAGGCGTCAAATGGCGGAAAAGCGTTGGGCGGGGCTAGGCGAAATCCTCCTGGACAAGGAGAAGTCCATTCTGAAGACCTGGGTGCAGGAACAAGATCGGATCGGGACCTTGCGGCCCGACCTCATGTCGGAGGCGGATTTGGCCCAAGAAGGAGCCGAGTTCTTGCGATTGTTGGGTCGGGGAATGGCCGCGGCCCAGTCGGAAGACCTGGGGGACCCCGCTTGGGAGCCCCTGCGGGTCTTCCTGGAAAAGGTATCCCGGGACCGGGGGAGAAGGGGATTCGGGCCCTCCGAAACGGCGGGTTTTGTTTTTGCCCTTCGCAGGGTCCTTCTGGAGGAACTCAAGGGTTCCAAAGAGGCGGAGGCCCGCTCCATGGAGGTCGTGTCGGCCGGGATCATGAGCCTTTTGGATCGCCTGGGCCTTCTCACTTTTGAACATTACCTCAAGGGCCGGGAGGAAATTATCGCCCGCCAACAGCAAGAACTCCTTGAGCTCTCCACGCCCGTCGTCAAGCTGTGGGACGGAATCCTGGGTCTTCCCCTCATCGGAACCCTCGACTCGGCGAGGACTCAAGTGGTCATGGAGAGTCTCCTCATGAAGATCGTGGAGACGGGGTCGGAGGTCGCCATCATCGACATCACCGGAGTCCCCACCGTGGACACCCTGGTGGCCCAGCACCTGATCAAGACGGTAGCCGCCGCCCGGCTCATGGGGGCCGAGTGCATCATCAGCGGCATCCGCCCGCAGATCGCCCAGACCATCGTCCATCTCGGCATCAACCTGTCGGACGTTCCCACCAAGTCCACCCTGGCGGACGCGTTTCGATTGGCCCTGGCCCGGATCGGCGGAGGCCCCCGTCCTCAGAAAGAGGGGTGAGCCGCCATGGAGCGGATCCCTATCCTGAAGGTCGGCCCCTACCTCCTGGTGACCATCCAGGTGGACATGCACGACCGCCTGGCCATGGCCCTCCAGGACGATCTCATGAGCGCCATTCAGCGGACCGGGGCCCATGGCGTCCTCCTGGACATCTCCGCTCTGGAGATCGTGGATTCCTTCATCGGAAGGATGCTCGGGAACATCGCGTCCATGTCGAGGGTCCTCGACGCCGAGACGGTCGTCGTGGGCATGCGGCCCGCCGTGGCCATTACCATGGTGGAGCTGGGACTTTCCCTGGCGGGGGTCCGGACGGCGCTGAACGTGGACCAGGGCATGGAGCTCCTGGCGAGGCCTGGGAAGGAAGGAAGGGGAGGGGCGGACTGTGGGTGACGTGTCCCCTCCCGAGGAGATTCCAATCCGGGACGAGGCGGACGTGGTGAGAGCGCGGATTCGGGCTCGGGAGTGGGCCGCCCGCCTGGGTTTCTCCCTGGTGGACCAGACCAAAATCCTCACCGCCGCCAGCGAACTCGCCCGCAATACCCTGATCCACGGAAGAGGAGGCCGGTGCTTCGTGAGCGTCCTGGAGCGAAACGGGCGCGTAGGGCTCTCCATGGCCTTCGAGGACCGCGGTCCGGGGATTCAGGACGTCGGAAAGGCCCTGGAGGACGGCTTCAGCACCGCCGGGGGCCTGGGGCTTGGGCTGGGGGGCGCCCGGCGGTTGCTGGGAGACCTGACCGTAGAGTCCAGGATGGGGGAGGGGACCCGGGTGGTAGGGATCAAATGGCGCTAAAGCAGAGCATTCGCGTCGAGGTGCGGGAAAGGACCGACGCCTCCGAGGTGCGGCGGCAGGCGATGCAGACTGCTCGCGCTCTCGGCTTCGGCGAGGAAAGGGAGGGAAGGGTGGCCCTCCTCGCTACCGAACTGGCGGGGAACCTTTTCAAGCACGCCGGCGGCGGGGAGGTCCTGCTCCGCATCGTGGAGGAGGAGGCCTCGCCCGGTATCGAGCTCCTGGGCCTGGACCGGGGCCCCGGGATGAAGGACGTGGGAGGCTGCCTGAGGGACGGCTTCTCGACGGCCGGGACTCCGGGAACCGGTCTCGGCGCGATGCGGCGCCTTTCAGACCAGTTCGACCTCCACACGCACCCCGGTAAGGGAACGGCGGTTCTCCTCCGGGTTTTCCGAAAGAGACCGCCCCGTGCCGGCAGCTTCCAGGCCGGCGCCGTCTGCCTTCCTGTCGCCGAAGAGCCGGTGGGGGGTGATGCGTGGGCCGTCGCCGTCTCGGGCTCCCGGGGCCGTCTGATCGTGGTGGATGGCCTCGGCCACGGCCCGCTGGCGGCGGAGGCGGCCGATGCCGTCCTGCGTGCCTTCTGGAGGGGCCCCTTCCTCGACCTGGAGGAACTCTTTGCATTTCTCCACGAGGCATCGCGTCACGGGCGCGGGGCGGCTTGCTCCGTGGGGGAGATGGACTTGGGGGCGGAGAGGATCCGATTCGCCGGAGTGGGGAACGTCGCCGGGATGGTGGTCCATTTGGATGGGGAGAAGCGGTGGATGCCCCGTGCCGGAACGTTGGGGGCCGAGAAGGTCAGGCCCGGCGTCCAGGAAGTTCCCTGGACCCCCGGGACGATGCTCCTTCTCCATTCGGACGGGTTGACTTCGCGGTGGTCCCTGGATCAGTATCCCGGCCTGACTCGGCGACACCCTGCCCTTCAAGCGGGGGTTCTGTATCGAGACTGGGCGCGGGGAACGGACGACGTGACGGTCGCGGCGCTCAAGGCGGACCAGGAGGAGGACGGGCCGTGATCCCCCTGATTCACGTGCAGGTCAAGTACGAGAACGACGTGGTGCTCGCGCGGCAGCGGGCGCGGGAGGTGGCCGCGCTGGTGGGATTGGACTCCCAGGACCAGGTGCGGGTGGCCACGGCCGTGTCGGAAATCGCGCGGAACGCCTTCCAGTACGCCGGTGGGGGTACCGTCTCCTTCGCCGTGGAGGGCGCCGTGGCGCCCCAGAGCCTCCTGGTGGAAGTCCGGGACCAGGGACCCGGCATCCCAGATCTGGAGAGGATCTTGGCCGGGTCCTACCGATCGTCCACAGGAATGGGGCTGGGCCTGGCGGGTTCCCGGCGCCTCGTGGACAAGTTTCAAGTGGATTCCCTCCCCCGGCAAGGCACGACGATTCGCCTTTGGAAGCGCCTGCCCCTCTCGGTCCCCGTTCTGACCGCGGTCTCCGTGGAGAAGATCACACGGGACCTCCAGCGGGCCGAGCCCCGGAGCCTCGCCGAGGAAATCCAGCGCCAGAACCAGGAACTCCTGGACACGCTGGAAGCCCTCCGCGTCCGCAACGAGGATCTCCTTCGAGTCAATCGAGAACTGGAAGAGACCAATCGGGGCATCGTGGCCCTCTATGCGGAGCTGGAGGACAAGACCAGCGCCGTCCGCCGCATGAGCGACTTGAGGGCGCAGTTCCTCTCCAACATGAGCCACGAGTTCCGCACCCCCCTCAATTCCACCCTGGCCCTCTCGCGATTGCTCCTGGAACAGGCCGACGGGCCTCTCACGGAGGAGCAGCGAAAGCAGGTGGGCTTCATCCAGAAGGCCGCCCAGGACTTGACGAGCCTGGTCGACGACCTGCTGGACATGGCCAAAGTGGAAGCGGGAAAGATGGAGGTTCGGCCCTCGGAGGTGGACCTCAGCATCCTCTTCGGGACCCTGCGAGGCATGATCAAGCCCCTCCTGGCCAAGGGGAGCGTGGAGA
The genomic region above belongs to Acidobacteriota bacterium and contains:
- a CDS encoding ATP-binding SpoIIE family protein phosphatase translates to MALKQSIRVEVRERTDASEVRRQAMQTARALGFGEEREGRVALLATELAGNLFKHAGGGEVLLRIVEEEASPGIELLGLDRGPGMKDVGGCLRDGFSTAGTPGTGLGAMRRLSDQFDLHTHPGKGTAVLLRVFRKRPPRAGSFQAGAVCLPVAEEPVGGDAWAVAVSGSRGRLIVVDGLGHGPLAAEAADAVLRAFWRGPFLDLEELFAFLHEASRHGRGAACSVGEMDLGAERIRFAGVGNVAGMVVHLDGEKRWMPRAGTLGAEKVRPGVQEVPWTPGTMLLLHSDGLTSRWSLDQYPGLTRRHPALQAGVLYRDWARGTDDVTVAALKADQEEDGP
- a CDS encoding STAS domain-containing protein, with translation MAEKRWAGLGEILLDKEKSILKTWVQEQDRIGTLRPDLMSEADLAQEGAEFLRLLGRGMAAAQSEDLGDPAWEPLRVFLEKVSRDRGRRGFGPSETAGFVFALRRVLLEELKGSKEAEARSMEVVSAGIMSLLDRLGLLTFEHYLKGREEIIARQQQELLELSTPVVKLWDGILGLPLIGTLDSARTQVVMESLLMKIVETGSEVAIIDITGVPTVDTLVAQHLIKTVAAARLMGAECIISGIRPQIAQTIVHLGINLSDVPTKSTLADAFRLALARIGGGPRPQKEG
- a CDS encoding STAS domain-containing protein yields the protein MERIPILKVGPYLLVTIQVDMHDRLAMALQDDLMSAIQRTGAHGVLLDISALEIVDSFIGRMLGNIASMSRVLDAETVVVGMRPAVAITMVELGLSLAGVRTALNVDQGMELLARPGKEGRGGADCG
- a CDS encoding anti-sigma regulatory factor, giving the protein MGDVSPPEEIPIRDEADVVRARIRAREWAARLGFSLVDQTKILTAASELARNTLIHGRGGRCFVSVLERNGRVGLSMAFEDRGPGIQDVGKALEDGFSTAGGLGLGLGGARRLLGDLTVESRMGEGTRVVGIKWR